Below is a window of Nicotiana tabacum cultivar K326 chromosome 19, ASM71507v2, whole genome shotgun sequence DNA.
accttacccctacccccaaggagtagagagactgtttccgaaagaccctcggctcaaaaaaacaaaaaaacaaaaggacaaaaaggagacaatattagtatcacaacaacaatcataggaaaaataggaacaccatgaaatccagaagaaagatgtaaagcaaagggagacaatattagtatcgccacaacaatcataagaaaaataggaacaccatgaaatctagaagaaacatgcaaagcaaaagcgatagctagtaaataggacctgcactgaaaagtgaaatagtaagacacaacattgccactagctatcttaaacaaaaaccctacatggctagtccgacaatggtacgaagtaaggcacgactcaactagctcctaacctacaaccctaatactcgacctccacatcttcctatcaagtgtcatgtcctcggaaatctggagtctcgccatatcctgcctgatcacctctccccaatacttcttaggccgccttctacctcttctcgtgccctccagaaccagccgctcacacctccgtatctgggcttctcctttgaacatgtccgaaccatctaagtctcgcttccctcatcttgtcatcaatgggagccacgtggaccttctcccgaatatcatcatttctaatcttatctatcctagtgtgcccgcacatccaccgcaacatcctcatttctgctactttcatcttctggatatgtgagttcttaacgggccaacactcagccccatacatcatggccggtctaaccaccgctttatagaacttatctttgagtatcagtggcactctcttgtgtaacaggactccagatgctaacctccacttcatccatcctacccaatacggtgtgtgacatcctcgtcgatctcccctccccccgggataaccgaaccaaggtacttgaagctgcctctactcgggatgacttgcgaatcaagcctcacatccacgcccacttcccctggTTCAGCGCTGAACTAACAAATGTTGACTGAATACATATGCAGAATCAGCCAGCTACAGGAGGGGTttttgtttgggggggggggggggctgaaTAAAAGCTTGACCCTAATTTGACAGAAATATTCTCCATTCAGATATTAAAGTTGCTACAACACGACAAAATCTTACGTGGTATTTCTCATGTGGAGCATGAGGTTCTCAGTAAAAGTACGCAACAGGAATTTATAATTTTTGGATTCAGAAGATGTCTTATTTCCCTTCCCGTATGTGTGGTAATATTGACTTTAAAGGTCACGTCTCTAACCAAACTAAAACGACTAGATAGAAGATTCAAGTCAAGAGGGCTCTCTTAATCTCATACTTAATCTCACATGGATGTATAAGTTGCTAATCTATGTTCTGACAAACCAGACGTAATGCAAGTGTAATAACAACTAATCCTAATTCCTTAGTTACAACTAGTGAATATTGTTTATATAGATTCTTTGTTTCCATTATATTATGTTCTTAGCTTAGTCTGCATTGATTTCAAAAGAGTTTTAGGTCTTTTGGAATAACTTTGCTCTTTGTGATTTTAGGTCAATCTTGTCCTGTTTTAACACTGTCAATCATCGTATCGTTGCCCTTAACCCGTACATCTAGAGGTTAGACATGTACTAACTCAGGCAACCTTGTCATATTTTATCTTCTATGTGTACTACTTGCACCATCTGTCGGCTGTGATTATCTCTAGTGGTCCAATCTTGTATGATGTATATTCATCTTATTCTCTACAGTTCTACCACATTCATATTATGGATATATTGGACCTTCGAGGCAACTTCGATACAACATTGTTTACCTCTATTCAGCAATCTCTTCGCAATGTCATTTTTCATGCATGATGTTGTTAATCCCATGGACAAGTTGTAACAAATATACAATTTGATTGTCCTTGTTGTAGTAACCTCGATGTAGTTCCAACATGACTGCTAAATCTCCATAACTGCTAAATTTGCATAGTGGATATTCCTTTTCTTTGTAAATACAATTGTGCAATAAATGagtttatatttatatttgtatgACTTTTAgacttttatttttttgatacTCAGTGAAGTCGTCGGACTTCCCGGTTATGCACTCTAATAACATGCCTCATACAGATACTGTAAAGGGCATAAATGTTACTTTAAGGGATACACCTTCAAAGTATTTAACTCAAACAGGTAGTGTAGTACAGAATTGAAGGAGGAGACACGTTGTTAGTAAATTTCTGAAAAAAGCAAGGGAGGAACTCTGGGAAATAAAATGTAACACATAGAGAAGGATGAGGGAGCACGTTTAGTCCAGAGTGGCATAGTCCAAGAGTAGGATCACTAAAAGTGTGATATGAGAACACATTAAGATTATGAACAAACTTACGAAAAAAAATTAAGAGCATGACCAAACACTGATCATCTTCCTCGTGACACTTGTGTCTTTGAAATATACTTTTTTTGGCTCAAATGAAGCAAATTTTAAATCCTTTTAGAATGTCAGAGATCCTTATCTGAATGAGTTTTTTAAAGATAAGAATCAGCTGTATTCCTGGAAATTCTCAGCTAGTGATTTAGCTAAAGTGCTTCTATACAATATTGCGACttaattttctcttaatttttagcATAGTTTGCAGATCAGTTTTCTTATCTACTGAATTGAAGAGATAACTTATCCATTTTATCCTCTGTGATTCAACTGAAGTGTATAACCTTAGTGTATATTATTGATTTGGTTTACTGAGGACTTTGATTTTAATTGACCAGGTGGAATGGAGATATCATTGTTAAAAGTGCTTCTCAACAATATCACCTGTTTTTCCCATTTATCATCAAGTGATCACATAAGTGGTGAACTGGTTCGTAAATATTATTGTAAGATTGAGGATATACTGAAGCTTGTAAAGCCGATTCTTGACGCCATCGTTGATGTTGAAGCTGCTTCTGGTGAGCTGCTTCTGAAAGCATTTGCTGGGCTGGCTCAATGTGTTGATGAACTGAGGGAGCTATTCGAAACCTGGGAACCGCTGTGCAGTAAAGTTTATTTTGTACGTTTGGAGATCTATCCTCTTGTCATAACTTTCATGTCTTCAATAAGCAGATTATCTTATTACAGTCTGCACTTAATAGTacttaaaacttttaaaattaaagaaaactctATTGTTGTTTCTTTTTGTGCTTATAAAATCTTCATGACTAACATGTAAcacattttcagtattttcagCTAAATTGTATAGTATCTTTCTTGCTGATGTTTTGATTTTGGATGATATGTAGGTCCTGCAAGCTGAACCATTGATTGGGAAAATTCGATCATGTAGCCTTGAAATACTTGAGCTTCTTAAATCTTCTCATAAAAGCCTTCCTGCTGATGTAACTTTGACAACTCTTGAGGTAGGAACTAAGAACATGTCTGTTCTTTCTATCCTTTTAGTTTTCATCTAAGTTGCTCGAACTCTTCACTTTTGGTGacgcacccgtgtcgacacaaCGTGGGTGTGGGATCCGTAGCGGATCTGGTCAACCgcttttgggtactttgaccaaaatcGACGGAGAAATTCAGGGTAGAAACAAATCAAAGCAAAAGCTAGGGTTGAAACTGAAGAAAATGGAATACCTTGTATATAGAAATTTTTATGTCagtctttttccttttatccccTTCTTTGATTCTCCTCTTGATCAATATTTTCTCTTCTTGGAATACCTTGTAATTTTTTCCACATAATGTTTTTAATTTAGACATATTTCTAGAACTctatttttagatatttgaattacTTTTAGCTGTCCCCGCACCTATATCCGTTACCTGGATCTATACCCCGAATCTGAAAATTTACATCATGAAGGAGCCGACCTCTAGATCTacacccgagtccgagcaacttagagtTTCATTCATCTGACCCTGCTGTGAAATCTGCctcccttctctctctctctttcttcattgtgtttgtcaattttcccccatttttaacGTGGATGTCTTTTGTTTGGATGGCAGCTCTATATACTGAAAATTAAGTATGTAGATTATGAAATGATATCAATGACAATCACAAAGGTTATTAAAGCTCAAGTGGAAGGCTTGGGAACCAGCTCAGATAGCTTTGCCAAAGTTGCTGATTGCCTAAGCTTGAACTCAAACCAAGGGCTTTTGATTGAGCTCGTGGCCCTTGAAAAATTGAAAGAGAATGCTGAACAAGCTGAAAAGAGTGAAGAAGTTGAATATATTGAGCAAATGATAACTCTTGTTTCTCATATGCACGATTGCTTTGTTACTACAAAACAGTCCCAGAGTTGTACCGCTGTGCCAATACCTCCTGATTTTTGCTGCCCTCTTTCACTTGAGTTGATGACCGACCCTGTAATTGTTGCTTCTGGTCAAACCTATGAGAGAGCTTTTATTAGGAGATGGATTGATCTTGGCCTCACTGTTTGCCCCAAGACACGGCAAACTCTGGGACATACAAATCTCATTCCCAATTACACTGTTAAGGCACTTATCGCAAACTGGTGCGAAATAAACAACGTAAAGTTGCCTGATCCCATAAAGTCCTTGAGCTTGAACCATCCATCTTTGTCACCAGACTCCACACAATCTTTAGGTTCTCCGAGAAAGAGTTTGATTTCATCAAGTGTAAACCAAAGAGAGGAATCATCTCCATCTGATCCCCGTTCCTCTTCAGAGGAATCTTTACCTGGAGTTCATGGTAATGTACTTGCTTTTGATGTTGAAAGGATACATATTAAGAGTGAAGACCGGATGGCCCACTCTGGAGAGATAAGTTCACATGGTCATAGTACATTAGTAGCTGATGAACAGTTCCCTCTGGGTCATAATCGAACAACCTCGGCACCCAGCACGCTTTCTAATTCAAACTTTTCCCCTGTAATTCCTGGTGATGGAAACAAGGTGTCAGAAGATACTGCTGTTGCTTCAGGGGATGTTGGGTTGGATTCCAAGCCTGCTGCTTCTGTCCTTCCAAAGGAGCCAGAATTTCCATCTACACCAGAGATGAGACCTCGTAATCAACTGATCTGGCGTAGACCAACCGAGAGGTTTCCAAGAATAGTTTCTTCAGCTACAGTTGAAAGAAGGGCTGATCTTTCAGAAGTTGAGGAGCAAGTAAAAAAGTTGATTGAGGAGTTGAAGAGCACTTCCCTCGATATGCAGAGAAATGCTACGGCTGAACTCCGATTACTTGCCAAGCATAATATGGATAACCGTATGGTAATTGCAAATTGTGGTGCTATCAGCTCGTTGGTTAACCTACTTCACTCAAACGACATGAAAGTACAGGAAGATGCTGTTACTGCACTTCTCAACTTGTCAATTAATGACAACAACAAGTGTGCCATTGCAAATGCTGATGCAATCGAACCTCTGATTCATGTCCTCCAGACAGGGAGTGCCGAGGCCAAAGAAAATTCTGCTGCTACTCTTTTTAGCCTTTCCGTGATGGAGGAAAACAAGATGAAGATTGGGAGGTCTGGAGCAATCAAACCTCTTGTTGATTTATTGGGAAATGGAACTCCAAGGGGCAAGAAAGACGCAGCGACAGCTTTATTTAACTTGTCAATACTTCATGAGAACAAGTCTCGTATTATACAGGCTGGTGCGGTAAAATATCTCGTAGAGTTGATGGACCCTGCTATTGGGATGGTTGACAAGGCTGTTGCAGTTTTGTCCAACCTTGCTACCATTCCTGAGGGACGAGCAGAAATCGGTCAGGAAGGAGGGATTCCTCTTCTAGTTGAGGTTGTTGAGCTGGGCTCCGCAAGGGGTAAAGAGAATGCAGCCGCTGCTCTCTTGCAACTATGCACTAACAGTAGCAGGTTCTGCAACATGGTTCTCCAGGAAGGAGCTGTACCTCCATTAGTTGCATTGTCGCTGTCTGGCACCCCAAGAGCAAGAGAAAAGGTCTGATGCCAGAAATTTCATccattttcttgctttaatttcTTTGCAGTGATAGTGGAGTAATATTTTTGCACCATCAGGTTAAGTTATCCAGCAAATAACAAGTAACTATTTATAGCAGAAGTAATATGATAACTTGGAAAATAGAGTAAATAACCTGTTATAACATGTTAAATTATACTTGTATCACTTAATCAACCCAATAATAACACCTTGAAATTGGAAGATAGATGAACTAGGGATTAGGGTTGAATTAACAAGAACTTAACCATAAACTTGATAAACCCTTGAAATCACAGTAATAATCACTAATCAAGGATAGAAGAAAGAAATGATTAACCTAAATTAAATGACTCATACAAGAATTACTTAAACCTAAATTAATCCAAGAGAGGTCATTGAGGAGAAATGAGACGAGCCCTGCACTCACATTGAGTATCCATGTTCTTCATCAAAAAGCTAACTAATGAAATAAACCCTAAATGTCACTATTTATAGTAGCTATTAACTAATTacaaaaatgaccaaaatagtCCATGGCTAATTTGCTCCTTCAATCGGACATTTAAGCTTGATCATTGTCCTTTTAAAGCAATCTAATGACTTGATATCAACTTGAAAGTTCCCCTTGCATTAAGTTCTAATACGTGCCTTAACACTCTAACCCTTTTTCATTTCACTTTTGTGGCTACATGCAGGCTCAACAACTCCTCAGCTACTTCCGAAATCAACGGCATGGTAATGCAGGAAGAGGTTGATTTATATATTCAACATTCAGGCAcatacttttcttttatttaactGATAAAATGATGTGGGTAAATTTGATGTTATAAGTACTGTATGTGGAGATCATAGTTCCTAGAATGTTTCCAACATTTGTGATATCTGCAAAAGAATGGCTCAGATGATTCTACCTGAATAGCTTTGTATGTAAATGTGGAGAAAATTTTAGACAAGCAAGAAGTTGCTGATTGCAGCCTTCGTAATTTTACAGTGGTGAGATTGGTTGATGACAACTATTCTTTCTGTACTTCGATATATAAGTACACTGTACCAATACTTGAGTTCTAGATTTCAAATATTTAGATACCACTGTTAGTTGCTCACTGAACTTGTATTTTCCCAGATCAGATGTTTGGATTTAGGGGCGGCTCAACACGGttggtggcctaaagccaaatctTGCTGAGaggctttatttttttttataattttttttttgtatatattttatttgaagTCTTTTTTCCTAACACTTTTTATTTGGAAATTAAGTTTAAACCATCAATATCAAATTAAGTGACTACTTACTATGTTTTAAGGAGCTTTCAAGGTTAACAAAATATATTTCCAGAGATTTTGATCATCTAGTTGAACTCAATTTTTTATCACTAAATAGAAAACAAAATATATTCTCATACCCGGTCAGCaacaataacaaatcaattaaaaaTAATACTTTTTACTTTGTAAAATactcatttaaaataaataaataaatcataaaaatGGGGCCCCAACATTTTGGGGGCCTAAAAGCCGTTGCTTTACTCGCCTTACCTTTCAGCCGGCACTATAGATTTGGTATATCATAACTGTAGCAATTAGACAATCTTTTTTGGTATATGAGTATTTGTATTCAGTAATATATTAATTCACATAATATCTTGATTGATGGAGAAGAAAATGTTCACTGATTATTGAACCTATTCATTAGTCTGTAAGAAAACTTGGAGAGATAGATCGATGGTCCATTCCGTTGTACAAACAAGAAAGGTTGGATGTATATGGAAGAGAATacaaaatggaaaataaaaacaaaagataaaTGAAGTAACGCTCTTCAGAAATGAGATCGAATGAGAAAAATTGGAGCTGAATTGGGAAGATTTTGCCAAGCCCCTTACAGTAAAAAGTGATGGTTTAATTAGGTTGATTATTGAACCTACAGTAAAACGTTCATAGATTATTGAACCTATTGGTTGGTTAGTGTGCAAGACAACAATGGAGAGATAAATCGATTGTTCATTCCATTGTACAAACAAGATTAGTTGGCCGTATATGGAAGAGAGTacaaaatggaaaataaaaagaaaagataaatgaAGTAATGTTCTTTGAGCTGAATTGGGAAGACAAGAAGCCCATATTTTCATTTGGGCCACATGACTCAACCCCATGCTTGGATAGGGCAGGCCAGGCATTAGCCATTTAAATCCCAGCCTTCAAGATCAACCTAACATTCCACCACATTGTTGCCCCTACTTAGGTTACAAGCACACGTTACAAGGCTCGGCAATGGAAGATGTCATGTCATTCAATTATATTGTAACAAAAGTCATTCTTCAAAAACGATGTGGGAAATTTGAATTAGATATGTTGTCATATGTTTTCTTTTGCAAAGTAGTGACAATGAGATTACTATTGGAAAAAAAAACAATGAGATTACTTGTATAGGAAGAGAATGAGTGACGAATACATATAAATACTTTGTTTCCTGCTGACTGAAACAAATTTCTTTATCTTTAGATCTCCTTGGAATCATTTGTAGCACTCAATAATACTATTGTGTGGGTAATATGTAAGTAACattaatttcttttgattttcaaggtttttaattttttatcattgagcaataataaattaaaaGTTATGAtgttcatatctattattttttgTAAGTTTAGTGctttttatacataaatttataTTGCGCGTGAAAAATACTTAGTTCAGATGGACCCGCAACTTGAAAGATGCATCCACCCCTGATTGAGATCCGACAAGATTCGAATTCGCACCGAAACATTCTACATTGGAAATAAAAACGCTCTCTAACAAAGGATCTTTCAGATCTTCAACCAGTATAGTACCATTTTTATATGGTCTATGCACACTACTCGCTAATGATATTTTCAATATATTCTCAACTAAAGTAAATACTCCTATCTTGTAATTATAGTGTTTCTACTGAACTTAAAAGAAGGAAATAAATGGAAATTAGACCATCCTCTCCTCACACAATTTTTAGCAATATGAGATTGCATTTCTTATGAAATAACTAAAACTACAAAAATGTAATAAAATCTACCATGGAGAAACTTTATTGTGCTTATGAAGAGGCGAAGTTTTTTTTAATGAAATTGATACTACATAAGGTTTATTATTTAACCACTATTATTATAAACAAGAAGATAAAACAATCACCTTTACAAGTCCTGCATGAACTGGTAACACACAATGCCAAACCACTGGAGATTTAGCATGCAACAACGGCTCCTGTTAACTGTGGAGAGGAAATGGATGATGAATCAACAAcagaaaaatttaaggcaataGCAAGGGAAGCAGATTTATCACCCAGAGCTGGTGAGAAGAGTGgtaaaaaaggaaggaaaaaaggcCAAACAAAAGAAATACCAAAAGCTAAAAGGATTCTGCCTAGAAGGGTTGCATCTCAGACCAAATAATGATCAAGATATTAATCTGGAATATTAGGTCTGTCAACACTCAACAGGCCTTTTCTAGGGTAATCAATATGCAAAGGGAGCACAATTTCTGTGTGATAGCACTAATGGAGCCTTTTAAGAATTCAGGGCATATACAAAGATATAAGAGCAGATTGAATATGAAAACTGCCTTCTCAAATGTGAATGAGAAGATATGGTTGTTCTTCAATACTGTGGTTGAATGGGAGTTGGTTACAGACAATGCTCAACAAGTGACTGTAAAGGTGTTCCATCATGATCTTGACCAGCACATTTTGATGACCTTTGTGTATGCAAAATACTCATATGTGGAGAGATTCGAGTTATAGGACAACTTGTATTACTTGGCAAGTGACATGGAATTACCTTGGTTGGTGGGAGGTGACTTTAATATGATATTACATGAAGATGAAAAGATAGGGAGACGTCCAgtatactcaattgaatatgaggACTTTGCTTTTTGTGTAAACTCATGTGGTTTGTTTGATCAAGATTATAAAGGAAGCCCTTTCACATGGTGGAATGGAAGACCTAATACAGAATGTATTTTTAAGAGACTGGACAGAATTTTTGTCAATTTATAATTTTAGAATTTGTTTCCAACAACTGAAGTGGAGCACTTGATTAGAACTGGATCAGATCATGCACCATTGCAAATGACTTGTGGAGAATAGGGCAACAAATATGTCAACCATTCAGAATTTTAAACTTCTGGACAAAACATGCTACATTCATAGATGTAGTGAGACAGAACTGGAGTTCTGATTTTATTGGAGATCCTTTTTTAATGTTCAAGCACAAACTAAAGAAGGTGAAGTCAATATTATCTAAATAGAGTAGGGATACTTATGGTGACATTTTCAAGCAGTTGGCAATCTTGGAGGATATTGTTAAGGTGAATGAGATTTTGTTTGAAGAGGAGCCTACAACTGAGAATAGAATTGTCCTTCAGAAAGCTCAGTAAGAATTAAAAAGGTAGCTAAGCATAGAGAAATAATACTGGAAATAAAAATCTGGAATGACATGGTTTGCCGAGGGAGATAGGAACACCACATTTTTCCACAACATTGTTAATGGAAAGAGGAAGAAGCTTACCTTAAAAAGAATTCAGAGTCATATTGGGATTTGGCTAGAAGATCAAGAACATATGGCTTCTGCATCAGTAGAATTCTACCAAAATCAATTCACAACAGAAGGGGATATTACTGATTTATCAATACTGGACAATGTACCAAATATGGTCTCAGTGGAACAGAATTTGGAATTATGTAGATTCCCTATATTAGGGGAGGTCAAAGCTGTAATTTTTGAGCTCAATGGAGACAATGCAAGTGGACCCGATGGTTTTACTGGTTTATTTTATCAAGGATGTTGGGAGGTGATATGTTATGATATTCACAATATGATACTTCATTTCTACTCTGGTGCTAGGCTGCCAAAGTCAA
It encodes the following:
- the LOC107821059 gene encoding U-box domain-containing protein 4-like — translated: MEISLLKVLLNNITCFSHLSSSDHISGELVRKYYCKIEDILKLVKPILDAIVDVEAASGELLLKAFAGLAQCVDELRELFETWEPLCSKVYFVLQAEPLIGKIRSCSLEILELLKSSHKSLPADVTLTTLELYILKIKYVDYEMISMTITKVIKAQVEGLGTSSDSFAKVADCLSLNSNQGLLIELVALEKLKENAEQAEKSEEVEYIEQMITLVSHMHDCFVTTKQSQSCTAVPIPPDFCCPLSLELMTDPVIVASGQTYERAFIRRWIDLGLTVCPKTRQTLGHTNLIPNYTVKALIANWCEINNVKLPDPIKSLSLNHPSLSPDSTQSLGSPRKSLISSSVNQREESSPSDPRSSSEESLPGVHGNVLAFDVERIHIKSEDRMAHSGEISSHGHSTLVADEQFPLGHNRTTSAPSTLSNSNFSPVIPGDGNKVSEDTAVASGDVGLDSKPAASVLPKEPEFPSTPEMRPRNQLIWRRPTERFPRIVSSATVERRADLSEVEEQVKKLIEELKSTSLDMQRNATAELRLLAKHNMDNRMVIANCGAISSLVNLLHSNDMKVQEDAVTALLNLSINDNNKCAIANADAIEPLIHVLQTGSAEAKENSAATLFSLSVMEENKMKIGRSGAIKPLVDLLGNGTPRGKKDAATALFNLSILHENKSRIIQAGAVKYLVELMDPAIGMVDKAVAVLSNLATIPEGRAEIGQEGGIPLLVEVVELGSARGKENAAAALLQLCTNSSRFCNMVLQEGAVPPLVALSLSGTPRAREKAQQLLSYFRNQRHGNAGRG